TTCGTCTAATCCACGAGTTTTGTCACTATCAGTTTTTGCCATTAATTTACCATTTCTAAATCCGACGTAAACGTCCAATCCAATTCCTTTTTCTTTACTTAAAATCAAATTGTTTTTAGAAGGTAAGTCAATGGTCAATTGTAATCGTTTCAGATAATAATCATAGGCATTTTTAATTCGCAAAATAGATGGTCCAAAAACGCTGTCTGTTGGTTTTTTAATAAAGAGTGTATCCAGATTTTTACTTAATCTATAATCGAATTCTTTAGTTTTAATTCCGAAACTGTCAAGTCCTTTAATTGTTTCAAGATATAATTTTGAACTGTCAATCTCCCATTTGTTTATGTAAGACATTCCCCATTCATTTACAATTAGAGAATCTTGATAAAATTCAAATTCATTCAGTCCATTTATGACACTCCAATTACCAATTAGTTTGTCTTTTTCTTTATCGAAAGAAGAACAAGATTGTAAAATCAAAACTAAAATTATTATTCTATAAATGGTTTTCATTCAAATTATTGCCAACGTGGTTGTGTATGATTTCGTTGCGTGTTTAAGCATTAAAGTTAGCAAATAAATCACAGATAGAAAGTCCGCGAGGACTTTCGTAAGTAGGCTATAACTAGCAATGAATTATACACGGTGTTGTGTGCAGTTTTTTTATTTCAGTCGTTTTTTAATATCCATTCTTTGGTGCAAAACTCTAACTATTTCCACAATATCATTTTCCACTTTTCTATAAAAAATCAAATGGGATTTTATTTTAGTCACTCGATAATTCTTTCGAGTTTGTTCCGCTGACTTTCCAGTCATAAAGTTGTCAGCAATAAATTCAATTTCCGTAATTATCAAGTCGTAATATCTGTCAGCTTGTTCTTTAGACCATTTATTAAGCGTATAAATCCAAATTTTATCTAAATCCTCAATCGCTTGTTGACTTATGCGATATTTGTTTTTACTCATAAGTGTTTACGATGTAATTCTTTCAGATGTTGTTTTGGGTCAAAATTTTCAACAAATCCACTATTTTCTCCAACTTCGAGAGCTTTAATCAGTTCCCTTTCCTTTTTTTCTTCACGTTCTAACAAACGTAAAGCAGAACGAATTACTTCGCTAACCGAACCATATCTTCCAGAATTTACTTCTTCTCTTATAAAATCCTCAAAATGATTTCCGAGTGATATTGATGTGTTTTTTCCCATTTTGACTATATTTTTACTCAAATATACCAAATCTTGGTAACGTAGCCAAATTGCACACAACGTGATTGTGTATGGCTCGTTGCGGGAAATCAGCTATGATTTTCCGCCGTAACCTAAAGATAGCAAATTGCAATGAATTCCGATTAGGAATTCAGCCGCAATGAGCTATACACGGTGTTGTGCGTAGGTTTTTATTTTTTATTCAATTCAAATGTTCCTTTGTCTTTTGGGTAGCTTGAATCATATTCGCCATTTATTCCAGTTCCGTCATTATCCTTCATTCCATCGTATTCAATGAACTGTCCATTTCCAATTGCCATTTTAGCTTTAAAGAATCTGCGATTAGATTCACGATTTTCATTCGGCTGACTTTTCTGTCCAACGTTATTTCCATTAATATCCGATTCCGAAAAGTTTCCTGATAATTCCACTATTTTACTTTGTCCAGGCTTGTAAAGACTCCAAAGATTGTAATAAATCAACGTTTCGCTTTTAAATTCAGCGTTGTGATTTTCGGGAATTGTTGTCAGTACTTTACCACTAACAAGTGTATATTCAGAACTGTTCCATTTTCCGTTCCAATTTGATTCCGCAAAGTTTTCAGGGATTGAAGTTTTATAGACAATTTCGTTTGATATAAACACAACAACAAAGAGTATCAAAATCGTAATTAAAATCCGCTTTAATATTTTCAGAAACCTATTTTTCATTCAGAGTTCAGTTTTTCTCAACTTACGCACAACGTGTTTGTGTAAGGATAGTTGCGTGTGCGAGCAACTAACTTACTAAAAATGGAACGAACCAGAGGAAAATCCGTAGGATTTTCCGAGTAGGCTAGAACCAAGCAATTATTTTTACACGTTGTTGGCAATAGTTATTTTCTTATATAATCCTCTGCTATTTTGTCGATTAAGTTTATCCATTGGGATTTTAGATTTTCTTTATCGTCAAACCTTTTTTCATTTCTTAAATAAGTTTGATACTCCGAACCATTTATATTTAGTCGTATGGAGTATCCGTAATTATGACTCATCCATAATTTTGATTTTGGCTCTATCGTTTTTATTTCCGCTTCGTTTTCTAAATAGAAGTCCAAAATATTTTTTAATTCAGGACATTCAGTGATTGGAAATTCTGTGAATTTGTTATTCTTTTTGTACTTAATAACTTTTAAAAATTCTTTTCCATTTTCTTTCCATTAAAACAAGTAAGTTGCTTTATTTCCACGACCATTGTCAAAGAAGTAGTAAGCTTCAAGTAAAGTGTCAACTTTTTTGGCGGTCAGTTCAGTCCGAAAATCAGCGATTTTTTCGTCCATTTTAAAGTCAAAACTTTTCTGTTCAGTTTGTCCAAATGATATTATGGAAACAAATACTAAAAAGAAAAACAGAACTTTATTTTTTAAACGGACTTTCATAATTATTGCCAACGGTCTCGGCTATGATTACGTTGCGGAAAAATCCGCAGGATTATTCCGCCGTAAAACAAAGATAATAAAAGTGAAAGGATTTTCCGATAGGAAAATCCGCCGCAATGAATTATAGGCAATGTTAGCTACGGTATTTTATTTTTAACAGATGCTTTAATTTATTTTTTGCGCTTAATGCGAGTCAGTTTTAGGTAATATTTTCTTTTTTTAGAATTAGATTTGCCGTGAGGAAGGTCAGTCGCAGGCAATAGTTGCGCTCTGCTTTGGTCAGTTTGGTTGAGTGAGAAATCAGTTTAGTTTTATGCGCTTTTAAAATCAGTTTTATAAGTTTTGAAACCGATTAAATTACTTTTTCAGAGCCGAGTGAGATATTGTAGCTAACGGTAAATGTATGGAAAGTGCGAGTTTGTGTGCGAGGATTTTCCGAAGGAAAATCAGAAGCTAACAAACGAGCAAAGACCATTCGATTAAGGACTAAAGTAAGCATTTTTTATACATATTGTTAGCGCACGTTTTCTTTTTTCTTACAATTTGTATTTTTTAATCACAAAAATATGCCGTGACTAATTTTCTTTTTTACCGCAACAGTTGCGTTTGCGATATTTAGCGTAGCTTCTTTTTCTTTTATCCAGATTTAGATTTGCCGTGCAGAAGATCAGTCGTTCGCAACAATTGCGTTTTGATTGGCAAAAGTCAGAAGTTTAGAGTAGGAGTGAAGTCAGTTGAGTATGGTTTTAAGAACTATTTTTATACCACTTTTTTGTAATTTTTTGACTTTAGTGTGCTTTATGAGAATGTGCGCTAACGGTTCGTGTAAGAATCCGTTGCGGAAAATTAATGAATTATGAGAGAAAAAAGAAACAAAATTAAGATAGAAAGAGGACTTTCCGAAGGAAATGTCCGAAGCAATGGTTTTTACACATTGTTGGCAAATCGTTTTTTTACATCAATTAAAGAATTATTCATACAGTATTATATTCAAAACAGTAATTATGGTAAATTACAAATAATACTTTTAATTATTCAGGTTTTAATATTTGCCATATTAATAATCCAGCATTTAAAAGACCTATAATAATGTTTGCGATAGTACTATATTTATTGAATTTAGAGTTTTTTTCATTTAGCTTATTAGCTTTAATATTGGATTCAGCTAGATTTAATTCTGAAACTGATTTTTCAATATATTCTAAATGTTTTATTCCGTTAAATTCAATTTTAGCTTTTAATTGGTCTTTTGTAATAGTTGGAGAACTTCCTCCAAAAGTGAAAAATGGGAATATTACAGATATGTATTTTTCAGGTTCTACCGATAAAGATTTTAATTTACTCTCAAGTAATTTTCTATCATCTATAAAATCTATCACATCAATAAAATCTCCATTATCTTTTTCCTTTAAATGTTTGAGTATTTTATATTCTAAAGTGTCTTTCATTTTTGTAATGAGTGGTAAATGTTTGCCAACGGTTAAGCTAAGATTACGTTGCGGAAAAATCCGCAGGATTCTTTCCGCCGAGAGACGAAGATAGCAAAAGTGTATGGATTTTCCGATAGGAAAATCCGCCGCAATGAATTTTAGGTATTGTTACCAAAAGTAGTTTTATGCGGAAGTGATAGCAAAGAAGCCTAAAAAAGCGAAATTGATTGCGTTTCGATTGCGTAAAGGTTTGTTTTTTTTCTTGCGTTGGCTTTTTTTACATTGGTTGAGCAACACCTTTTGCAAAAGGTAAACGCATCCGAAATCCGATGATTTTTTTAGGTTTTAAACAGCCTTAAATATTTTCTAAAAATTAGCAAATAGGCGAGAGGTCAGTCGTCCGTTAAATTTTGGCTGATAAACACTTTATTTTTTTAATTTCTTTAAAAAGGCAAGAGAGCAAAAATATCCGAATTGGGATTTTATAAAGCTATTTTTGGTAACGGTATGTATAAGGTTTGTTGCGTGAAAATCCGTGAGGATTTTCAGATTAAGAAACCAAGATAGTAAAATTGCGAGTATTTTCTGTAGGAAAATCCGAAGCAATGAACTTTATATGGTGTTGTAGGGTGTTTTTGCTAGTTTAATTCAGGTAGTTTTGGAATATGTTCTAACTCAAGTATTTTTTTCGGTATAAGGTCAGATTGAGATATTTCAATTACTTCTTCATTTCGTCCATCCGCTTTCCATTTTGTTTTTGCTATAACTTTTAAAATTCTATCATTTTGATTTCTTTCATATGGAAGAGTATTTTTAAAATCAGTCCAGTATGTGATTTCAAGTTTTTCCAATTTGGTTAGGTCACAATTATGATTCTTGAAATGTTCAGGTAACCAATCCAAATAGTCGTTCATTAATTGTTGGCTTTCCATATATGCAGCATCAGTCGGTTTAATAGATTTATTTATAAAGTCAAAAGTCGCCTTACTCTCAATTCCAGCATTATGTAATTCAATCAATACGTTTAAGGCTAGACGTCCACTTTTCATGTAGTCAATACTAGTGAATGAATGAACAAAATTGTGAATTGCTGACTTGTAATTTTTATACTTCATGTCTTTTTTAAATACCCTACAACGGTTTGGCTATGGTTTCGTTGCGTGAAAATCCGCGAGGATTTTCCGCAGTAAACCGAAGATAGCAAATTTGCGAGGACTTTCCGAGAGGAAAGTCAGAAGCAATGAACTATAGCCGGTGTTACCAAACGTTTTTTATTTTTTCAATCCTTTGTAAATAATTACAATAGAAAAAAGTCCGAGTAAAATTCCATAAACAAAATCATTGGAATTTTCATATTCGTTCAAGAATATAAGTTCATCCATTTTTTCATTTGTCAGCATTTTGATTTCTTTTTTGTCAACAACTAATTCGCAAAATATTCTATTCAAATTTTTCACGAATATTTGTCCGTTAAATTCAAGTTTGCAGTATTCTCCTCTGCGTCCTAAATTGTCACAGTCTTTTGGAGAGTCAATAACTTGAGCAACTACAATTTTATTTTCTTCTGTTATGCGTTTTATTGTAAATTCGTGATTAAGATTTATTAGAGTCACTAATAAGATAATTAACCCGCCAATTATTAGTCCGTATTTCATTATAACTGATAGTATTTTTTGTAGCAAAGGTAATTTTAATGTTTGGTAACGGTTTGTATATGAAAAGTAGGCGGTTTTGAAGTACAAAACTTTCGGTTAGGCATAAACTTTGATACGAGCCAAAAGCCTTAATTTTATTGATGTTTCGCCTATTTTTTATATACATTGTTAGGCACTGGCTTTTATTTTCCTTTATTTGCATCTTCTCTTAATTCTAATTCCATTTCTAACTGTTGAAACCAAAATCCATCACTTTCAATTACTTCTGAATCGGCATTTTTTAAGTCCAATTTTAACACTTCGAATTGTCCGTCCGTAAAATCAGAGTTGAGAAACGCATCTTCACCATTCTCCGCTTGTACTCTTTTTATAAAATCCCGATAAGCTATTAAGCATTTAGCCATGGCGGAGAGGTCAGAATTAAAAGGTTGCGAACTGAAATAATCTTCATGGTCGAGATATTCTATTCGGTCATTATTTCCTGTATTTATTACAATTGGGTCTCCGTCATTACAAGTACCAATTACTATGTACTTTTCAAATTCGGGTTCTAAAAAGTCATAAATGGTTGTCAGTTTTTGAACACTATCATAAACATCATTAGAATCTTTTGAGAAAGATAGAAAAGGTGCAGCGCTATCTGGTAATCCCGATTTTACAAGAAATTCAATTGAACTTTCTGAAAGTCCAAGTCCTTTCAGTTTTTCTCCACTGATTGGATTGAGATTGTCATCGTCCAAAGTCCATATGTTTTTAAATTCTTCTGGTTTCATTTTTCAGCTTGTGCCTAACGTTTGGTATATGGAAAGTTGCGTGTTTGTGTGCGAGGATTTTCCGAAGGAAAATCAGAAGCTAGCAAACGAGCAACTAACATTGGTTTAGCTAAAACTAGCAATTTTTTATATACTGTGTTGTAGTGCGTTTTTATTCTTTTTTAAATATAACAAATCCAACTAAAATTCCGTTTTCACTAATAGAGTCAGTATAAACTATTGCAATTGGTTCGTTCAAAAATCCAGTAATTACTTTGTCAATTTCCTTTTTCGGTAAACTAAAAGGTAATCGACTATTATTGTCCTCGTCAAATTCCGCTATTGCTTTTTTTCCGACTAGAAATTTTATTTTCCGACTTATAATATCAGAATTGAAGTCGTAGAAAACAGATACATTTAAATTTTCATATTCGTCCGTGGTATTCAATTCTACAGTATAAATTGTTGAATTAAAGTGGTTGCTTTGAATTAATAACTCCGAATCTTTGGATAATTTCCAAGTCGTAATAGTATCCGTTTCTACTTTCGCAAAAGTAGAGTTTGATATTCCGAAAGCTATTGTCAGAATTAATATTTTAATCAGGTTTCTCATTTTTCTCAAATGCACTACAACGTTTGGTGTAAGGATAGTTGCGTGATTAAGCAACTAACTTAACAAAAATGGAACGAACCAGAGGAAAATCCGCAGGATTTTCCGAGTAGGCAAGAACCAAGCAATTATTTTTACACTTTGTTAGCAAACGTTTTACTTTTTATTGTTATTTACTACGTGGTTTAAGTCGTACTTTATAGTATCTAGAGTTGCCATTGATTTTTTCAATATCCCCTTCATTTTTTTTGTTTAATCTTAATCTATAATATTTAGTAAAAGACTTAGAAGAAGTTGTTATCATGCAATATTTGTTGGTACTATTTTCTATACAGATTTCTGACTGACTTTTGCTTGGAATGATTATATCTATTCTTGAGTGCTTTTCTAGTTTATATACTTTGCCGTTTACATTAACCAACATTACATCCTTTATTTCATTTTTGGATTCTCTAAATAGAACAATTTTAGCTGAATCTTTATCAATATTACTTGGACGATGCGAATTGTTTTTAAATTTTCTAGAATTAGAATCATTTATTAATTTTAAAATTATTGGCAGTTCCCCTTTTCTTTTAATGTTTTCTAAGTTTTTAAGAGCTATTTTATCATCGGAAAACACATTTTTTAGAATTTCTCGGTTTGAGATATAATATTTTACTGGACGCAGTCCATAATAACTATTCGAAACATCAGAACTAAAAACTTTTTCAAATAAAGTGTCTTTTTCGATATACCAGTATGTAAAAAGGTTTTCAACAGCATACGATCCTGATCCCGACCCAATAAAAGAAGTGCTACTATTCATTAGCCCTCTGTACAATTTAATGTCTCCGTCAATAATAAGTTCTGCAAATTCTTTTTTGTTTTCATAAAACGCATTGTTTTCATAACTGTAAAAGCCCTTAAT
This genomic stretch from Flavobacteriaceae bacterium GSB9 harbors:
- a CDS encoding type II toxin-antitoxin system ParD family antitoxin — protein: MGKNTSISLGNHFEDFIREEVNSGRYGSVSEVIRSALRLLEREEKKERELIKALEVGENSGFVENFDPKQHLKELHRKHL
- a CDS encoding SUKH-4 family immunity protein, coding for MKPEEFKNIWTLDDDNLNPISGEKLKGLGLSESSIEFLVKSGLPDSAAPFLSFSKDSNDVYDSVQKLTTIYDFLEPEFEKYIVIGTCNDGDPIVINTGNNDRIEYLDHEDYFSSQPFNSDLSAMAKCLIAYRDFIKRVQAENGEDAFLNSDFTDGQFEVLKLDLKNADSEVIESDGFWFQQLEMELELREDANKGK
- a CDS encoding type II toxin-antitoxin system RelE/ParE family toxin; translation: MSKNKYRISQQAIEDLDKIWIYTLNKWSKEQADRYYDLIITEIEFIADNFMTGKSAEQTRKNYRVTKIKSHLIFYRKVENDIVEIVRVLHQRMDIKKRLK